DNA from Amorphoplanes friuliensis DSM 7358:
ACCGCCGGGCCCGCTCCGGTACGCGTACACCGCGTGTGGAACGCCCTGCAGCGGCGCTGGCTGGTCTGGGCGCTGCTGCCCTGGTTGTTCATGACCGTGGCGGTGCTCGGGTGTGCGTACCTGCTGGAACTGGCCCGTCCGGATCTGCCCTCGCTGGTGCTGCTGCTGGCTCCGGTCGCCCCGCTGCCGGCGGTGGCGGTCGCCTGGAGCCGGCGGGCCGACCCGGCCTGGGAGCTGATCGCCGGTGCGCCGGCCGCCGGGCTGACGATGCTGCTGCGCCGCACGGCCACGGTGCTGGCCGTGCTGGTGCCCGCGCTGGCCCTGGTGGGTGCGCGCTCGGGGGCGTCCCTGGCCCTGGTGCTGCTCCCGTCCCTGAGTTTCACCGCCGCGACCATCGCGCTCGGCGCGGTGGTCGGCGTTCAGCGGGCCGCGATCGGGCTCGGTGTGGCCTGGGTGGCGGCCGTGGTGCTGCCCAGCTTTTTCACGACACGTCTGCCCGTCGTGCTGCATTCGGAGAGCGTCCCGGTCTGGGCGCTGGTGACCGTGGCACTGGCCGCGTTCGCAGCGACCCGCAGTGCCGGTTACCGACGGCTCTCCAGCCGCGACTGACATCCCCGCACGTACCGATGGAGGTTTACTGATGCGTACGGTGAGTGCTGCCGAAACGGCCCCGACCACCCACCCGTGGGCGGTCCACGCCCAGGGTCTGCGAGTGCGGGCCGGTCGTCACCTGGCTGTCGACGGGCTCGATCTGGCCCTCGGGACCGGGGTGCACGGACTGCTCGGCCCGAACGGCGCCGGCAAGACCACTCTGATGCGGGCGCTGGCCACGGTGGTGAAACCGGCCGGTGGGCAGCTGACGATGCTCGGCGAGACCGTGGACGGCCGTGCCGATCTGCGCCGGATCCGCCGCGGCCTGGGTTATCTGCCGCAGGCGTTCGGGTTCTACCCGCGGTTCACGGTGCGGGAGTTCGTCGAGTACATGGCCTGGCTCAAGGAGATGCCCAAGACGGCCGTGCCGGGCGCGGTGCAGCGGGCCATCGACCGGGTCGGCCTGACGGCGAAGGCGAACGCCCGGATGAAGACGTTGTCGGGCGGCATGCTGCGCCGGGCCGGCATCGCGCAGGCCATCGTGAACGACCCGGAGGTGCTGCTGCTCGACGAGCCGACCGTCGGGCTCGACCCCGAGCAGCGGCTGGACTTCCGTGAGCTGTTGCGTGATCTCGGCGTCGACAGCTGCGTCCTGGTCTCCACCCATCTGGTCGAGGACGTGGTCGCCGCCTGCACCGACGTCGTGCTGATCAACGAGGGCAAGCTGGTCCATCAGGGCACCCCGGACACGCTCATCGCGCAGGGTGGTCAGAGCGACGCCGGGGACAGCCCGGCCGAGCGGGGCTACTCCGCCCTGCTGCGCCGGCACCGGGCGGAGGGCAACCGATGAGCCGCGTCCTGGGAATCGAACTCCGCCGTTCGGCGGCGGCCGGAGCCGGCCTGGCGTTGCTGGTGGTCGGTGTGCTGCTGCTCTTCTTCGCCGAGGGGATCGATTTCTCCACCGGCTGGGTGCAGCTGGCGATGACCCAGCGCCTCTATCTGGCGGTGCTGTGGCCGCTCGCGCTGGCCGCCGGCGCCTTCCAGGGCCGGCGTGATCACCGGTCCAACGTGACGGAGCTGTTCTCGACCACGCCTCGTCCACGGATGCACCGCACGATGCCCACCCTCGGTGCGATGGCGATCTCGGTGGTCTGCGCCTACCTGGTCATGGGTATTGCGGGCGGCCTGTGGATCATCACCACTGCCGAATACTTCCCGGTCACGGTATTTGTCGTCACCGCGGTCGGGGCCTTGGCGCTGATCGCCGCCGCCTGGTTCGGGCTGGCGATCGGCCGCCTGCTGCCGTCGATCATCACGGCTCCGGCGCTGGGTGTGGCCGGCCTGGCCCTGCTGCTGCTCATTCCGATGGCGACACGGCCGCGCGGCTGGCTGGCCCTGGTCTTCTCGCCGATCTACGAGATGAACATGCCCGGTGCGTACGCGACCGTGCCCACCCGCGTGAGCATCTCGCAGACCCTGTGGCTGATCGGTCTTGCCGTCGCGGGAGTGCTGCTCTTCGCCTCCAGCGGCTGGCGTGTCCGCGTGGCGGCGCTGCTGCCGCTGGTGGCCGGGGCAGCCCTGGCGATCACCGTCATGCCGCACCAGAACAGGTACGTCACCGACGCGCTCGACCCGGTCGCCCAGGAGCTGGTGTGCACCGAGGACGAACCGCGTGTCTGTGTCAGCCGTGTCCACTCCGCCCTGCTGGGCGAGGTCACACCACGGGCCCGGGAGGCGCTCCAGATCCTGGCGAAGCTGCCCGGCGCGCCGACCCAGGCGCACGAGGACACCACGTACTACCCGGACTCGTTCCCGCCCCGGCGGACCGACACCGTGCTGATCCCCGTCGAGGCCGACGACAAGGGGCACCTCGCCGACCCGGACACCGTGGTCCCCAGGATGCTGGACGCGGCCGGAGCGAACGGCATCGGCTGCGAGCAGCCCGCCGACCTCGTGGTCACGCGGGCCGCCGGGTCCTGGATCTCGGGCCGTGAACCGGTGGCGACCTACGAGTACGAGGACCCGAGCATCAACCCCGCGGCCGTTCAGCTGTGGGAGAAGCTGCGCAGCCTGCCCGAGGCGGACGCCGCGGCCCGGGTGAGCGCGGTACGCCAGGCCGTCCTGGCCTGCAAGGACGTCAAGGGACTGCTGGACCGGAGCGCCGGATGAGGTGGCTGACGCTCTACCTGCGCTCCCGGCGCGTACCGGTGGCTCTGGCCGTGGTCGGTGGGATCACGGCGCTGATGTGGACGCTGTGGTCGGTGTTCTCGAACACCCGCGAAGCCGGCCTGCCCCTGGTGGTCCTGACGGTTCTTGTGCTGGTCGCGACGCTCACGGCGACCCTCGCCGGTCCGGACGACGCCCTCGAACGCACCGCGGCGCTGCGGTGGCCGCCGCGGCGGGCGGCGCACCTGCTGGGGGGCCTGGCGGTGATCCTGGTCCTGCTCTACGCCACGCTTCTCACCGGCGCGCGTTTCGGCCCGGCCGGTCTGGTGCTCCGCGACGCGGCCGGTCTGCTGGGCCTGACCGCCCTGGGCTCGGTCACGATCGGCACGGCCAAAGCTTGGTGCGCCCCGCTGGGCTGGACGCTGATCGCGATCATGTTCCCGCAGCCGGGAGAGGGCGCGGGCCAGGTACTGACCTGGCAGACCCAGGCTCCGGACAACCGCGCCGCCGCGGTGACGGCCGCACTGCTCACCCTCAGCGGGCTGATCGCGTACGCGGTGGCCGGCCCCTCCCGTCGCGCACCCGCCGAAGCAGCCCTCTGACCTGCAAATCTGCACCCGTACGCCGGTGATGGGACTCACGCCCGCACCGGCGTCACGGCGTGCGACGCTCACGGCATGCAGCTTGATCCGCGTGGGCCGCGGTTCGCCGCGGGACTGACCACCGTTGTCCTTGTTGTCGTGCTGACAACCGGCTGGGGCTGGCTCGCCCTGGCCCAGACGGTCGTCTTCGCGATCACCGCCGCCGACCCCCGGCACGGGCCGTACGCCTTCGTCTACCGGTTCCTCGTCGCGCCGCGGCTCGGGCCCACCACCGAGCGGGAGGACGCCGCACCGGTGCGTTTCGCCCAGCTCGTCGGGTTCGCCTTCCTGGCGGTCGCCTCGATCGGCTACCTGAGCGGGGCGACCGCGCTCGGCGTGGTGTCCGCCGGCTTCGGTCTGCTCGCGGCGTTCCTCAACGCGGCGTTCGGGCTGTGCCTCGGCTGCGAGGCCTACCTCGCCGCCCGCCGGCTCTCCGCCGGCCGCGCCTGAACTCCCGTCGCGGTAAGTAGAAACTGCGGGAAGAAAGGGCTGAAATTAAGTAGGCCCGGAAACGCCCAAGATGCCGGGACAGTGCCCGGAAATGCGAATCCGCCCGCCACCCCGCAGTACGGGGGACGGGCGGACAGCGTTCCTGAGGTCAGAACTTGGGAGCGTCCGGCGCCTCGAGCAGGCCGAGCCGCAGCGCCGTCATCAGCGCCTGGGCGCGGTTGGCGGCACCGAGCTTCTCGTACAGCTTCGAGATGTGGGTCTTGGCCGTGGACTCGCTGACGAACAGCTGCTTGGCGATGCCGGCGACGCTCATGCCGTCCGCGAGCAGGCGCAGGACCTGACCCTCACGGGGAGACAGCTGCGGGCCGGACGGGGCCAGACGCCGCTTCATCGCCTCGGCGAGATCGGCCGCGGTGAACGCGCTCGGTGCGGAGGCAGCGTGCCGCGCGGCGGCGACAACCTCGTCGGCGGGCGCGGTCTTCGGCACGAACGCGCTGGCACCGGCCTCGAGCGCACCGAAGAGCTGATCGTCGCCCGCGTACATGGTGAGGACCACGATGCCCATGTTGGCGTTGTTCTTGCGGAGAGCGCGAGTGGCCTCGAGTCCGCTGCCGTCGGGCAGGCGCAGGTCCATGATGACCACGTCGGGCTGCAGCGCGCCGGCCTGCCGGACGGCCTCGGCGGCCGTGGCGGCCTCACCGACGACCTCGAACTGCCGGTCCCGCTCGAACGCGTGCCGCAGCCCCTTACGGATCAGGTCGTGATCGTCGACAAGCAGCACCTTGGTGCGGGTCGTCGGCATCGGACTGGTCGACATGCTCGGGTTACTCCCCTTCTGGTGCGGAAACGCTATCCCGCACGCTATCGCGCCGAGAGGAGGTTCCGAGCACTACCGCAACGGTTGTCCCGCTGGGGTGTCGCGGTCGGATCTCCAGTCGGCCTCGGATACGTTCCGCCCTCTCGGCCATGATCGCAAGGCCGTAGCGCCCGTCCGGACGATCATCGGCAAAGCCCTTGCCGTCGTCCGTCACCTCGATCTCCGCGTACGGCGGATCGACCGTGCACGTCACCCACAGGTTGGACGCGCCGGCGTGCTTACGGGCGTTCGTGATCGCCTCCTGGGCGATGCGCAGCAACTCGGCCTCCGTCGCGGCGGGCAGCCGCGCGGTGGACTCGTCGAACGTGAAGTGCACCCGCAGGCCCGCCGACGTGCCCAGCGTGCGGGCGTACTCGGCGATGGCCGCGGCCAGACCGCCGTTGCGGTCCACCTCGGAACGCAGCTCGAAGAGGCTCAGCCGCAGCTCGGTGATGACCCGGGTGACCTCACCCCGCAGGGTGGCCAGCTCCTCGGCGGTCTCCTCGGCGCCCTCGGGCAGCGTCGCCGTCGCGTTGTCGATGCCGTAACCGACCATGACGAGCTCCTGCGCGACACCGTCGTGGATCTCCCGGGCCAGGCGCTGACGTTCCTCATTGGTCGCCAGCGAGCGCACGTCGTCGAAGAGCAGGGCGGCTTCCAGCCGCAGCGCCGCCGGCCCGGTCACCTCGGTCACCCTCGCCACGACCGCCTTCGGGTACGCGCTGGCGACGTCAGCCTCCAGAATGACCAGCCCGATCGTGCGCACCCCGGCGACCAGCGGCACCACCAGTGAAGAGGCGTCACCGCCCTTGTGGGAGCGCGCCTGCGACCGGGAAGCGGTGTGCGGCTGCTGCGAGGCCCAGGCGTCGGCGATGGCGGAATCGGCGTCGAGGGTG
Protein-coding regions in this window:
- a CDS encoding response regulator transcription factor produces the protein MSTSPMPTTRTKVLLVDDHDLIRKGLRHAFERDRQFEVVGEAATAAEAVRQAGALQPDVVIMDLRLPDGSGLEATRALRKNNANMGIVVLTMYAGDDQLFGALEAGASAFVPKTAPADEVVAAARHAASAPSAFTAADLAEAMKRRLAPSGPQLSPREGQVLRLLADGMSVAGIAKQLFVSESTAKTHISKLYEKLGAANRAQALMTALRLGLLEAPDAPKF
- a CDS encoding GAF domain-containing sensor histidine kinase, whose amino-acid sequence is MPASASVPVRVHPLAVGARLVMLALVAALTLIATHEVGQLRWIALLLVAALPAFFAPDHRIAAPLGRFAEVAITGLAAGSVAVAASTTGTVSAGFGAEAILPYLAVPLLTAALRRRPTEGAALLGVAAVAMVIGGILVGDGDKMITQAGYLAAGGQWLVTGAIVTFAADTMRQLMTPVEDKPQPYAEATRLLTQLRSVARSLPGATLDPGGISEHLLEELRAVAPGHRAAVLSASGGGRLVVLAQTGAERVDWEVTLDADSAIADAWASQQPHTASRSQARSHKGGDASSLVVPLVAGVRTIGLVILEADVASAYPKAVVARVTEVTGPAALRLEAALLFDDVRSLATNEERQRLAREIHDGVAQELVMVGYGIDNATATLPEGAEETAEELATLRGEVTRVITELRLSLFELRSEVDRNGGLAAAIAEYARTLGTSAGLRVHFTFDESTARLPAATEAELLRIAQEAITNARKHAGASNLWVTCTVDPPYAEIEVTDDGKGFADDRPDGRYGLAIMAERAERIRGRLEIRPRHPSGTTVAVVLGTSSRRDSVRDSVSAPEGE
- a CDS encoding DUF4395 domain-containing protein, producing MQLDPRGPRFAAGLTTVVLVVVLTTGWGWLALAQTVVFAITAADPRHGPYAFVYRFLVAPRLGPTTEREDAAPVRFAQLVGFAFLAVASIGYLSGATALGVVSAGFGLLAAFLNAAFGLCLGCEAYLAARRLSAGRA
- a CDS encoding ABC transporter ATP-binding protein, whose protein sequence is MRTVSAAETAPTTHPWAVHAQGLRVRAGRHLAVDGLDLALGTGVHGLLGPNGAGKTTLMRALATVVKPAGGQLTMLGETVDGRADLRRIRRGLGYLPQAFGFYPRFTVREFVEYMAWLKEMPKTAVPGAVQRAIDRVGLTAKANARMKTLSGGMLRRAGIAQAIVNDPEVLLLDEPTVGLDPEQRLDFRELLRDLGVDSCVLVSTHLVEDVVAACTDVVLINEGKLVHQGTPDTLIAQGGQSDAGDSPAERGYSALLRRHRAEGNR